In Silene latifolia isolate original U9 population chromosome X, ASM4854445v1, whole genome shotgun sequence, the following proteins share a genomic window:
- the LOC141617446 gene encoding protein FAR1-RELATED SEQUENCE 5-like produces MEFNPTAGVCREVEKRFTPYIGQEFGGVEDAVTFYKIYAIACGFDVRRYTTKKWRGGEIKSKLVICNREGFAHKKPSKEQDDGLVGEKSHRIFRVTRVGCKARIRLYIKNGLLLIDRFHEGHNHELISLKDREFQKLSRNITDYHKMIIVSNSRLKIGETKTYRICKEQVNGYENIGASLNDFKNFHRDVKCFIHERDGQLFVDHFKEMTETRIGFYFDYDLDHDGSLRRAIWADGTARDNYKIFGDAVSFDPTYSTNKYSMVFTPFTGVDHHKRSGPSKFGVSRSDYNEFMCKIIDIIWDDELEAEEFDDIWEQIIEDHGVGVNDCDTIFNVHTYMIALSDDTASGIKTIPEDYVVNRWMKEYLRLRIFNTNGEGTENMQVIDKKQISMSIMWSEVHEAVGLLRDKGVADVDSFSAVIRSFKHSLSPLGEV; encoded by the exons ATGGAGTTCAACCCGACAGCGGGAGTGTGTAGGGAGGTCGAGAAGAGGTTTACACCGTACATCGGCCAGGAGTTTGGGGGCGTTGAGGATGCGGTGACTTTTTATAAGATATACGccattgcttgtgggtttgatgtACGTAGGTACACAACAAAAAAATGGCGTGGCGGTGAGATCAAGTCAAAGCTCGTCATCTGCAATCGAGAAGGTTTCGCTCACAAGAAGCCCAGTAAAGAACAGGATGACGGACTGGTTGGGGAGAAGTCACATAGGATATTCAGGGTCACTAGAGTGGGGTGTAAAGCGAGGATACGACTATATATAAAGAATGGTCTTTTATTAATTGACCGGTTCCACGAGGGTCACAATCACGAGCTTATCTCACTTAAGGACAGAGAGTTCCAGAAATTGTCGCGTAACATAACAGATTATCACAAGATGATAATCGTTTCGAACTCAAGG CTGAAGATAGGAGAAACAAAAACATATAGAATCTGCAAAGAACAAGTGAATGGATACGAAAACATTGGAGCAagcttaaatgattttaagaacttccataggGATGTTAAATGTTTCATTCACGAACGGGATGGTCAGTTGTTTGTTGACCATTTCAAGGAAATGACTGAAACAAGAATAGGTTTCTACTTTGACTATGACCTTGACCATGATGGCAGCCTACGTAGGGCCATATGGGCGGACGGTACCGCCCGAGATAATTACAAAATTTTTGGTGATGCGGTGTCATTCGACCCAACTTACTCCACCAATAAGTATTCTATGGTATTCACACCATTCACAGGTGTTGACCACCATAAACGATCAGGACCCAG TAAGTTTGGTGTCTCGAGGAGTGATTATAATGAGTTCATGTGTAAAATTATagacattatatgggacgatgaGCTTGAGGCAGAAGAATTTGATGATATCTGGGAGCAAATAATTGAAGATCATGGTGTTGGCGTAAATGATTG tgACACTATTTTTAACGTTCACACTTACATGATAGCTTTATCTGATGACACAG CAAGTGGGATAAAGACTATACCAGAAGATTATGTTGTAAATAGATGGATGAAAGAGTATCTCCGATTAAGGATTTTCAATACTAATGGTGAAGGGACAGAAAACATGCAAGTCATCGATAAAAAACAAATTTCAATGTCAAtaatgtggtcagaagttcatgaaGCTGTAGGGCTCCTTCGGGACAAAGGAGTAGCTGATGTTGACAGCTTTTCCGCTGTAATTAGATCATTTAAACACTCCCTGTCACCATTAGGggaagtgtag